A single window of Rhizobium indicum DNA harbors:
- a CDS encoding DUF308 domain-containing protein yields MMNTDQTTVASGDREEWLTRYYFTRAAFSAIWVAAALTAGQQSLAVAAALLILYPAWDAAANLIDAARNGGLANNRSQAINVAVSAVTTAAVIVALTMSMNWVLGVFGLWAIFSGLLQLGTAVRRWKTNGGQWAMILSGGQSAVAGAFFIAQAQMPEPPSIANIAGYAGLGAFYFLVSAVWRSVTQMRRNRA; encoded by the coding sequence ATGATGAACACCGATCAAACCACCGTCGCGTCCGGCGACAGGGAAGAGTGGCTGACGCGCTATTATTTCACCCGAGCAGCCTTTTCCGCCATCTGGGTCGCAGCCGCCTTGACGGCCGGCCAGCAGTCGCTTGCCGTCGCGGCCGCCTTGCTGATCCTCTACCCGGCCTGGGATGCCGCCGCCAACCTCATCGACGCAGCGCGGAACGGCGGCCTGGCAAACAACCGCAGCCAGGCGATCAACGTCGCCGTCAGCGCGGTGACGACGGCGGCCGTGATCGTCGCGCTGACAATGAGCATGAACTGGGTTCTCGGCGTCTTCGGCCTCTGGGCGATCTTTTCCGGCCTGCTGCAGCTTGGAACCGCTGTCCGGCGCTGGAAGACCAATGGCGGCCAGTGGGCGATGATCCTCAGCGGCGGCCAATCCGCGGTGGCAGGCGCGTTCTTCATCGCCCAGGCGCAAATGCCGGAACCGCCGTCAATCGCCAACATTGCCGGCTATGCCGGCCTCGGCGCCTTCTATTTCCTGGTGTCGGCCGTCTGGCGGAGCGTCACGCAGATGCGGCGGAATCGGGCCTGA